The DNA region CACGTTCTGCTTGTCCTCGCTGACCTTGTCCGGGCAGACGAAGACGCAGTGGTAGCCCTTGAGCTGCGCGACCAGCGCCAGGCCGACGCCGGTGTTTCCGCTGGTCGGCTCCACGATCGTGCCGCCGGGCCGGAGTTGACCGGACCGCTCGGCGGCTTCCACCATGCGCAGCGCGATCCGGTCCTTCACCGAACCGCCGGGGTTGAAGTACTCGACCTTGGCCAGCACCGTCGCGGAGATTCCGGCGGTGACCTTCCGTAGGCGGACCAGCGGGGTGTTGCCGATGAGATCAACGACGTTGTCGTGGTAACGCACCTCGTTGTGCCCTTCTGCTGACGCCGGCACCGTCATCGTCGGGGTCGAGGTCGTCAGCCGACAACAGCCCGCTGCCGGCGGTGGAGTATGTCGCGGTCAGCCTACGACCTGACCGGGCACCACCGACTCGCGACGCGTCTCCCAGTCCAGGAAGCGCTCGGTCTCGGCGAGCACGCTGCCCGCCAGCCAGGTGACCACCAGGGCGTCGTCGACGATGCCGAGCAGCATCAGGAACGCCTCCGGCACCAGGTCGACCGGGGAGGCGACGTACGCCACCGCAGCCGTCATCAACGCCAGCCGCAGGCCACCGTCGTAGTCGCCACGCATCGTGGCCCGGATCATCCGCGGCACCGCCGCCAGCCGACGCCCCAGCGACGGTCCGGAACGGGTCCCCGCCGTCAGCGCCCGGCCGAGCGCCGCGAACGCCGCCGCCCGCTTGAGTGTCCTGGCCATCGGCTCCTCCTCGTCACACCCGCCGGGCACGCACCGCCGCCCTTGCTCTCCATGATGCCCCCGATCGGCAAACTTCGCCGCGCGCGGATCCTCGCCGCGCGGAACCTCGCCGCGCGGAACCACCGCGTCCGTGCCGCGCCCGCACCGCGTCCGCGCCGTGCCCGCGCCGTCGCGTCCCGCCGGGACGGGACGGCGCGGCGGTTACCGAGATAATCTCGAACGGACGCAGCACGACGGCACGACGGCAGCAGCGGATCGCAGTCGGGGGGCGCGATGGGCACGGTTGACGCGGGGACACACCCGACCGGCCGGACGTGGGCGGTCCGTGCGGCCCGGCTCGCCGCGTTCGGGGCCGGCACCGCCGCCGCCGCCGCGGTGGTCGCCGCCGGCACCCTCTACGGTCAGGCCAGGCAGGCCCGGCGGATCATCCCGCTGGCGGAGGCACCCCCACCGCGCGGCGACGGGCTGTACGGTGCCCGGCTGCCCGGTCCACCACTGACCCTGGCGGTGCTGGGTGACTCGTCGGCGGCCGGCTACGGCGTGCACCGTCCCCGCGAGACCCTCGGCGCGCTGCTGGCCACCGGGATCTCGCGCCGGCTGCGACGGCCCGTACGGCTGCACCGGCTCGCGGTGGTCGGGGCCCGCTCGTCCGGTCTCGTCCCGCAGGTCGAGGCCGCCCTCGAGATCCGTCCCGACCTGGCCGTCATCCTGATCGGCGGCAACGACGTCACACACCGGACCCCGCTGGAGGTCGCCGTCGGGCACCTGGTCGACGCGGTACGCCAACTGCGCGCCGTCGGCGCGCAGGTCGTCGTCGGCACCTGCCCGGACCTGGGCGCGATCGAGCCGATCAAGCCCCCGCTGCGGTGGCTGGCCCGCCGCTGGAGCCGACAACTCGCCGCCGCGCAGACCGTAGCGGTGGTCGAGGCCGGCGGCTGGACGGTCTCCCTCGGCGACCTGCTCGGCCCACGGTTCGCCGCCGAGCCGACCCGGCTGTTCTCCTGGGACCGGTTCCACCCGTCCGCCGAGGGGTACGCGATGGCGGCCGCCGTACTGCTGCCGGCCGCGCTCGGCGCGCTCGGCGCCAGCACCGCGTCGCGGACCGGCGTCGCCGGTCGCGAGAAGGTCCGGACCCTGCCGCAGGCCGCCCACGAGGCGGCGCGTCACGCGGGCACCGAGGTACGCGGCACCCAGGTGGGCGGGCGCGAGCGCGGGCCGGACGGACGGTGGGCCCGGCTGCGCCGTCGCCCCCGGCTGCCCGGCCGCTCCTGGCAGAACGCAGCGCTGAGCTGGTTGTTCGGTCCGCCGGGGACGGATCGGGACGCCGACCACCGCCGATCGGCCGTATCCTCCGGTCAGCACCTGGGGCTGTCCCCAGCGGGTCCGGAAAGCTGAGCCGGTGCGCACCCGCCACCGCCGCAACGGAAGGCGACCGCTGTGACCACGAGGAGTCTCGCCGTACGGGTCGGTCAGGTCACCGCAGCGGCGGTCGTCGCCGGTACCGTCGGCAGCGCCGCGCTACTGGTCAGCGAGGCGCTACTGGCCCGCAACCGCCGGTACGCCCAGCCCGAGCTGGGACTGGCCGTACGGGCCGCCCTCGGGCCGGCCGGCGGGGAGCCACTGCGGCTCGTGCTGCTGGGCGACTCGGTGACCCTCGGGGTCGGGGTGAGCCGGGTCGCCGACACCGTCGGCGGACAACTGGCCCGGCTGCTGACCCAGCACGACGGCGACCCGGCTGCCGGCGAGCGCCGGGTGCTGCTGTCCAGTGTCGGGGTGGCCGGGTCCCGGTCCAGTGACCTCTCCACCCAGGTCGCCCGCGCCCTGCTGGGGCAACGGCCGGACGTCGCGGTGATCCTGATCGGGATCAACGACGCGACCTCCCTGCGTCGGCCGGGCGAGTCCGCCGTGCACCTCGCCGCCGCGGTACGCCGGCTACGCGGGGCGGGCAGCGAAGTCGTCGTCGGCACCTGCCCCGACCTCGGGGCGGCCCGCGCGATCGCGCCACCGTTGCGCCAGGTCGCCGGGCTGCTGGGGCGACGTACGGCCCGGGCACAGGCCCGGGCGGCACGCGACGCGGGTGCCCGGGTGGTCGACCTGGCGAACGAGACCGGTGCGGTGTTCCGCGCCGACCCGGGGACCTACTGTCACGACGGCTACCATCCATCGGCGGACGGCTACCGGATCTGGGCGCACGCTCTGCTGCCGGCGGTCCGGGGTGCCGCGACCTCGGCCTCCCACAGCTGAAGCCTGGGATCGCCGCCGTCAGAGCTGGTCGCGCAGTCGCCGTACGGCCGCCGCCGCAGGCTCCAGCGTCGCCGGTTCCGGCGACGCCCGGACCAGGTCCGCCGCCACCACCCGCAGCTGGTCCGGCAGGGCGGTGTCGAGCCGCAGCCGCGGCACCGGCCGGACCGGACGACCTTCGGCGGCGGCGCCCAGATCGGCGACGTACTGCACGAGTTGGTGGAACTCGCTGGCCCGCCGGCCGCCGCCGGCCGCCCAGCGGGGGTTCTCCCAGTGGCCCACCTGCCGGACCAGCAGCTGGACCTGCCGGGTCAGAGGGTCCGTCTGGTCTCCGGGCTGTCGCGTTCCCACCGACGCAGTCTAGTCAGCGGCGACCGGCAGCCACGGCCGGCGAACACCCGCACGTCAGGGCCGGCGAACACCCGCACCGCTACGGCCCGCCGACGGGGAAACGGCGCGATGCCCGGCCGCCGGGAACACCGGTGGCCGGGCATCGCGCGTACGCAGACCCGTCGGACCTGCGGGGTCGGACTCGCCCAGAGGGGCGCTGGATCAGTCGTCGCCCTGGAAGAAACTGAGCAGCCGCAGGATCTCGATGTAGAGCCAGATCAGGCTGACCAGGATGCCGAAGGCGGCGACCCAGGAGTACCGCTGCGGCAGGCCGAGCCGGACGCCCTCCTCCACCTCGTGGAAGCTCAGCACGAAGCTGAGCGAGGCGACCACGATGCAGATGAGGCTGAAGATGATCGCGATCGGGCCGCCGCTGCGCAGGCCGGTGTCGACGCCGAACAGCGACAGCACCAGGTTGATCATCATGACGGCGAAGACGCCGACCATCGCCGCGATCAACCCACGGGTGAACTTCGGGGTGGCCCGGATCACCTTCATCTTGTAGAGCGCGGCCATCAGGAAGAACACACCGAAGGTGGCGACCACCGCCTGCAGGACGATGCCCTGGTAGCCGGCGATCTCCTGGAAGAACTTGCTCACCATCCCGACGAAGACGCCCTCGACGACGGCGTAGGTGACCACCAGGGCCGGGTTCGCCATCCGGGAGAACGAGATGATCAGGCCCAGCACCAGACCGACGATCGCCGCGCCGATCCAGGCCACCCCGAGCAGTGCGTCGGGCACCAGGATCCAGGCGGCGACCGCCGACAGGCCGGTGATACCGAGCAGGGTCACGGTCTTGACGACGACGTCGTCGATGGTCATCGGCGCCACGGTGGGCGGCGCGGCAGGCGCACTGCCCGCGCCCGGGTACGGCTGCCCGTAGCCGGGCTGCCCGTACGGGCCGGCGGGGGCGTACCCGGCCGCCCGTTCCCGCTCGGCCGCCTGGCCGAGCCGGGCCAGGACCGGGTTGGATGTCTTCACTGTCCAGCCTCCCTCAGGGGGGTTGTCACACGATCGTGTGACTCAAGGGTAGACGCACCGATCGAGGGTGGGGAGGACGTGTGCGTCACGGGCCTGCATCGACGGGGTCGCGGTGACCAGGGACGGACCGCCGTGCCCGGGGCGGGACTCGAACCCGCACGCCTTTCGGCAGCCGCTTTTAAGGCAGCCGTGTCTGCCGTTCCACCACCCGGGCCCGTCCCGGCCGGGCTGGCGACGTCGGGCCGCCGACCGGCCCGCCGTCGGGTAGGTTGCCCGACCGCAGACTGTCACGTTAGCGGGTCGCACCCAGCCGGGCGCATCCCGGCCGGCGCGCGGCACTAGGGTTCGGTTCGTGACCCGCTCAGCCACCGCAGCGCAGGACACCGGCCCCGGTCCGGATGTTCCGGACGAATCCCCGCGGCGCGGCTCCCGACGGTCCCGGATCGCGGCAGCCGCTCGCCGACACGCGCCGGACATCGCGGTGAGCCTGTTCTTCGTCGCGGTCTCGGCCTGGTTGACCTACCACCTCTGGCCCTCGCCCGGTGGCCGGCTGCTGGCGCTCAACCCCGAGGACCAGACCCTGTACGAGTGGTTCCTGGCCAGCGACGCGCGGCTGCTGCTCGGCGACTTCAGCCTGCTCAGTGACCGACTGAACGCCCCGGACGGGGTCAACCTGATGACGAACACCACCGTCATCGCCCTCGGCTTCCTGATGGCCCCGGTCACCCTGGCGTTCGGCGCCCCGGTCACCTTCGCGCTGCTCGTCGCCGGCAACCTGGCGGCCAGCGCGATCGCCTTCTACCTGATGTTCGTCCGGCTCGTCGGCGCCCACCGGTTCGCCGCCGCCGTTGGTGGCGCGTTCTGCGGCTTCGCCCCCGGGATGGTGTCGCAGAGCAACAGCCACCTGCACATGACCGCGATCTGGCTGATCCCGGTGATGGTCTGGCTGCTGGCCCGGCTGATGCAGGCCGCCGACCCGACCGGGTCGACCCCGAACGGTCGCATCACCGGCCCGGCCGGCCGGGCCGACCGCCGCCGTACCGTCACCTCCGGGGCATGGCTCGGCGTGGTCGTCGCGGTCCAGGTCTTCGTCGGCGAGGAGGTGCTCTTCCTCACCGCCGTCACGTTGATCGTCATGGCCGCCGCGTTCGCGGCCGCCGCCCCCCGGTACGTGCGGCGGATCCTGCCCACCTTCGTGGTCGGCATGGCCGTCGCCGTCGCGGTCGGCGTGGTACTGCTGGCGTACCCGCTGTGGTTCCAGTTCGCCGGCCCGCAGGGCGTCTCCGACGGCGTGTTCGACCCCGACTACTTCTCCGCCGACCTGGCCAGTTGGCCGGCGGTGTCCGAGCTTTCGGTCGCCGGCTCGGCCAGCGCCGCAGACCTCACCACCGGCCCCGCCGAGTACAACACCTTCCTCGGCTGGCCGCTGCTGATCGTCACCGCCGGCTGCGCCGGCTGGTTGATCCGCCGGCCGATGGTGGTCGCCTGCACCGTGGGGACCGTGCTGATGGCCGGGCTCTCGCTCGGGCCACGGGTCGTCGTCGACGGTACGCGCACCGACGTTCCCGGGCCGTACGCGTTGCTCAACGGATTGCCGGTGGTCGACGGCGCGTTGCCGATGCGCTTCGCCCTCGCGGTGATCCCACTGATCGCCACCATCCTGGTCCTCGCGATCGACCGGGCGCTACGGCTCGGGTGGCGACCCGGCCGGGTGCTGGTGCCGGCGGTGCTCACCGCCGCGCTGCTGCCGGTCGTGCCGGCACCGCTGCCCGGCATGGACCGCGAGCCGTTGCCGGAGTTCATCACCGCCGGACACTGGCGCGAGTGCGTGTCGACCGGCGGCGTCCTGGTGCCGGTGCCGCCCGCCACCCCGAAGGAGCCGTGGCCGATGGCCTGGGCGACGGCCGCGAACGTCGCGTTCGGTATGCCGGAGGGCTTCTTCATCGGCCCCTACGCGCCCGGCGGGGAAGCCTCGATGGGCACGTTCAAGCAGCCGACCTCGAAGATCTGGGCCGAGGTGGCCCGCACCGGCGAGGTGCCGGAGATCACCGACGACGAGCGGGCCCGGGCCCGGCGGGACCTGGCGCGCTGGGGCGCCGACTGTGTGGTGGTCGCGGACGGCACGGTGCACGCCGACCCGCTGCGGCGCACCACCGAGGAGCTGATCGGCCCGGGTGAGCGGATCGCCGACGCCTGGGTCTGGCGGGTCGGCTGACCGCAGCCGGTACGGCCGAGCCGGCCGACCGGCGGTACCGGACCCACTTCGGTGCCGCCGTGGCGGCCTACCGCAGGTTGGCCGGCTCCGGTGCGGTGGTGACCGGCGGTGTCGCACCGAGGAAGTCCTCCCGCGGGTCGTGCAACTGGCCGAGCGCCACCACCTCACGCTTGAGGAACAGCGCGAGCGTCCAGTCGACGATGACCCGTACCTTGCGGTTGAGCGACGGAATCCGGCTCATGTGGTACGTACGGTGCATGAACCAGGCGGGCAGCCCGGTCATCTTGATGCCGTACACCTGGGCGACGCCCTTGTGCAGGCCGAGGCTGGCGACACTGCCGGCATGCTTGTGCCGGTACTCCACCGGCTGCTGGCCACGGATCACCGCCAGGATGTTGTCGGCCATGGTCCGGGCCTGGCGGACCGCGTGCTGGGCGCTGGGCGAGCAGTACGCCCCGGGCGGCCCGGTCAGGTCCGGCACCGCCGCGCAGTCCCCGGCGCTCCAGGCTCCCTCGATCGCCCGCCCGTCCTCGGCGACCTGCAGGGTGGCCAGGCAGTTGACCCGACGCCGCTCGTCACGGGGCAGGTCGGTGGCGTCGAGCATCGGTGACGGCTTGACCCCGGCGGTCCAGACGATCGTGTCGGCGCGGAAGCTGTCGCCGTCGGAGAGCCGCACCAGCCCGTCGACGCAGGATTCCAGCCGGGTGTCCAGCCGGATGTCCATGCCGCGCTTGACCAACTGCTGCACCGTGTACGCGCCCATGTCCCGGTCGACCTCGGGCAGCACCCGCTGGGTCGCCTCGACCAGCACCCAACGCATGTCGGCCGGCTTCAGCTCCGGGTAGTACCGCAGCGCGTCGCGGGCCATGTCCTCCATCTCGGCGAGCGCCTCGATCCCGGCGTACCCGCCGCCGACGAAGACGAACGTCAACGCGGTACGGCGTACCTCGCCGTCGACGGTCGCCGCCGCCACGTCGAGCCGCTCCAGCACGTGGTTGCGCAGGTAGATGGCCTCACCGATGGTCTTGAAGCCGATGCCGTGCTCACGCAGACCGGGGATGGGCAGCGTCCGGGACACCGAACCGGGGGCGACGATCACGTGGTCGTAGGCGATCTCCCGGGGCGGGCCGACGATCGGCTGCACGCTGGCGACCTTGCGGGCGTGCTCGATGCGGGTGACCGCCCCGGCGATGACGTGGCAGCGGCGCAGTTCACGGCGCAGCGGCACCACCGAGTGCCGCGGGGAGATGTTGCCCGCCGCGGCCTCGGGCAGGAACGGCTGGTAGGTCATGTGGGGCTGCGGGTCGACCACGATCACCTCGGCCTCGCCCCGTCGCATCTTCCGGGACAGGCGCAGG from Solwaraspora sp. WMMD791 includes:
- a CDS encoding YkvA family protein, which codes for MARTLKRAAAFAALGRALTAGTRSGPSLGRRLAAVPRMIRATMRGDYDGGLRLALMTAAVAYVASPVDLVPEAFLMLLGIVDDALVVTWLAGSVLAETERFLDWETRRESVVPGQVVG
- a CDS encoding SGNH/GDSL hydrolase family protein translates to MGTVDAGTHPTGRTWAVRAARLAAFGAGTAAAAAVVAAGTLYGQARQARRIIPLAEAPPPRGDGLYGARLPGPPLTLAVLGDSSAAGYGVHRPRETLGALLATGISRRLRRPVRLHRLAVVGARSSGLVPQVEAALEIRPDLAVILIGGNDVTHRTPLEVAVGHLVDAVRQLRAVGAQVVVGTCPDLGAIEPIKPPLRWLARRWSRQLAAAQTVAVVEAGGWTVSLGDLLGPRFAAEPTRLFSWDRFHPSAEGYAMAAAVLLPAALGALGASTASRTGVAGREKVRTLPQAAHEAARHAGTEVRGTQVGGRERGPDGRWARLRRRPRLPGRSWQNAALSWLFGPPGTDRDADHRRSAVSSGQHLGLSPAGPES
- a CDS encoding SGNH/GDSL hydrolase family protein; translation: MTTRSLAVRVGQVTAAAVVAGTVGSAALLVSEALLARNRRYAQPELGLAVRAALGPAGGEPLRLVLLGDSVTLGVGVSRVADTVGGQLARLLTQHDGDPAAGERRVLLSSVGVAGSRSSDLSTQVARALLGQRPDVAVILIGINDATSLRRPGESAVHLAAAVRRLRGAGSEVVVGTCPDLGAARAIAPPLRQVAGLLGRRTARAQARAARDAGARVVDLANETGAVFRADPGTYCHDGYHPSADGYRIWAHALLPAVRGAATSASHS
- a CDS encoding Bax inhibitor-1/YccA family protein, with product MKTSNPVLARLGQAAERERAAGYAPAGPYGQPGYGQPYPGAGSAPAAPPTVAPMTIDDVVVKTVTLLGITGLSAVAAWILVPDALLGVAWIGAAIVGLVLGLIISFSRMANPALVVTYAVVEGVFVGMVSKFFQEIAGYQGIVLQAVVATFGVFFLMAALYKMKVIRATPKFTRGLIAAMVGVFAVMMINLVLSLFGVDTGLRSGGPIAIIFSLICIVVASLSFVLSFHEVEEGVRLGLPQRYSWVAAFGILVSLIWLYIEILRLLSFFQGDD
- a CDS encoding NAD(P)/FAD-dependent oxidoreductase produces the protein MNRQRILVVGAGHVGLYAALRLSRKMRRGEAEVIVVDPQPHMTYQPFLPEAAAGNISPRHSVVPLRRELRRCHVIAGAVTRIEHARKVASVQPIVGPPREIAYDHVIVAPGSVSRTLPIPGLREHGIGFKTIGEAIYLRNHVLERLDVAAATVDGEVRRTALTFVFVGGGYAGIEALAEMEDMARDALRYYPELKPADMRWVLVEATQRVLPEVDRDMGAYTVQQLVKRGMDIRLDTRLESCVDGLVRLSDGDSFRADTIVWTAGVKPSPMLDATDLPRDERRRVNCLATLQVAEDGRAIEGAWSAGDCAAVPDLTGPPGAYCSPSAQHAVRQARTMADNILAVIRGQQPVEYRHKHAGSVASLGLHKGVAQVYGIKMTGLPAWFMHRTYHMSRIPSLNRKVRVIVDWTLALFLKREVVALGQLHDPREDFLGATPPVTTAPEPANLR